A DNA window from Myxocyprinus asiaticus isolate MX2 ecotype Aquarium Trade chromosome 45, UBuf_Myxa_2, whole genome shotgun sequence contains the following coding sequences:
- the LOC127435196 gene encoding sodium-coupled neutral amino acid symporter 2, with protein sequence MNKAPGKTEMSRFNIAPEMDSSSSSCNEYTSYQDCPAKVPHNGLPYTDVDTESQNFLSDHHLGKKKYEAEYSPGSASFGMSVFNLGNAIMGSGILGLSYAMANTGIALFVILLVSVAIFSLYSVHLLLKTANEGGSLVYEQLGYKAFGIPGKLAASCSITMQNFGAMASYLYIVKYELPIVIKAFLDNADNNVWYTNGDYLVLIVTVSIILPLSLLKNLGYLGYTSGFSLLCMVFFLIVVIYKKFQIPCPLPEDFINMTMNNSVPPQQNTTDEDCCKPEYFVFNSQTVYAVPILTFAFVCHPAILPMYEELKDRSRVKMQNVANVSFLGMFVMYLLAALFGYLTFNEAVEPELLHTYSKVYSFDVVLLIVRLAVLTAVTLTVPVVLFPIRTSVNQLLGASKEFSWPRHICITVALLVCVNILVIFAPTIRDIFGFIGASAAAMLIFILPSAFYIKLVKKESMKSMQKIGALLFLIFGFIVMISSMTLIILDWIHNARASESPTNGH encoded by the exons ATGAACAAAGCCCCTGGTAAGACAGAGATGAGTCGTTTTAACATCGCTCCAGAGATGGACAGCAGCAGTTCCAGCTGCAACGAGTATACTAGTTACCAAGACTGTCCCGCCAAAGTCCCTCACAATGG ATTGCCATATACCGATGTGGACACAGAGAGTCAGAACTTCCTGTCAGATCATCACTTGGGAAAGAAGAAatatgaagctgaatat AGCCCTGGCTCAGCGTCGTTTGGAATGTCAGTGTTTAACCTTGGTAACGCCATCATGGGAAGTGGAATTCTTGGGCTTTCCTATGCCATGGCCAACACTGGCATCGCCTTGTTTGT GATCCTGCTGGTCAGCGTGGCCATTTTCTCCTTGTACTCCGTTCATCTGCTGCTCAAAACGGCCAATGAAGGAG GGTCTCTGGTGTATGAACAGCTGGGCTACAAGGCTTTTGGAATTCCTGGGAAACTGGCAGCTTCTTGTTCCATCACCATGCAGAACTTTGGAG CTATGGCAAGCTACCTCTACATTGTGAAGTACGAACTGCCGATCGTCATTAAGGCCTTCTTAGACAACGCTGACAACAA CGTATGGTACACTAACGGCGATTACCTGGTGCTCATCGTAACCGTGTCCATCATTTTGCCACTCTCGCTGCTTAAAAACTTGG GTTATCTGGGATACACAAGTGGATTTTCCTTGTTGTGCATGGTGTTCTTCCTTATTGTG GTGATCTACAAGAAGTTCCAGATCCCCTGTCCACTACCTGAAGACTTTATTAACATGACAATGAACAACTCGGTGCCGCCGCAACAAAACACCACAGATGAAGACTGCTGCAAACCAGAGTACTTTGTCTTCAACTCACAG ACTGTGTATGCTGTGCCTATTCTCACCTTTGCATTTGTGTGCCATCCGGCTATTCTGCCCATGTACGAGGAGCTTAAAGA TCGTTCCAGAGTGAAGATGCAGAATGTGGCAAACGTGTCGTTTCTGGGAATGTTTGTGATGTATCTGCTGGCCGCTCTGTTCGGATATCTGACCTTCAACG AGGCTGTCGAACCCGAGCTCCTGCACACTTACTCCAAGGTCTACAGTTTTGACGTTGTGCTTCTGATTGTGCGTCTGGCCGTCCTGACCGCCGTAACGTTGACCGTGCCAGTGGTTCTCTTTCCG ATTCGTACCTCAGTCAACCAGCTGCTCGGTGCGTCTAAAGAATTCAGCTGGCCGCGTCACATCTGCATCACTGTCGCCCTATTGGTCTGCGTCAACATTCTCGTCATCTTCGCTCCCACCATCAGAGATATCTTCGGATTCATCG GTGCGTCTGCTGCAGCTATGCTGATCTTCATTCTGCCGTCGGCCTTTTACATCAAACTGGTGAAGAAAGAGTCCATGAAGTCCATGCAGAAGATCGGG GCGTTGTTGTTCCTGATCTTCGGTTTCATCGTCATGATCAGCAGTATGACTTTAATCATCCTCGACTGGATTCACAACGCCAGAGCTTCAGAGAGCCCCACCAACGGGCACTAG